One genomic region from Thalassotalea sp. PS06 encodes:
- the pspF gene encoding phage shock protein operon transcriptional activator, with protein sequence MSRFKQQDNLIGQSNSFLEVLEHISQVAPLSKPVLLIGERGTGKELVAARLHYLSKRWDQNYLKLNCAALNENLLESELFGYESGAFTGASKRHEGRFEKADGGTMFLDELANTSGLIQEKLLRVVEYGEFERVGGSRTIKTDVRLIAATNEDLPTLADKGEFRADLLDRLAFDVITLPPLRERQEDILILAEHFAINMARELEFELFSGFNEKVKRALLEYHWPGNIRELKNVVERSVYRHNNPHIPVNTLVIDPFESPYRPAARVKTADRQVSAPPAQESAALTSVNDTKPAPHEVAETVEYPVSLKSLSQHYEIKLIKDALAANQFNQKKTAQALELTYHQLRGYLKKYNLLDSSDSDES encoded by the coding sequence ATGAGTCGCTTTAAACAACAGGACAATTTAATTGGCCAGTCCAATAGTTTTCTCGAAGTACTTGAGCACATATCTCAAGTTGCACCTTTGTCGAAACCGGTTCTGTTAATTGGCGAGCGCGGAACCGGTAAAGAGCTGGTTGCGGCGCGTTTGCATTACCTGTCTAAGCGCTGGGATCAAAACTACCTTAAGCTTAATTGTGCTGCGCTTAATGAAAACCTGTTAGAAAGTGAATTGTTTGGTTACGAGAGCGGCGCGTTTACTGGCGCCAGCAAACGCCATGAAGGACGGTTTGAAAAAGCCGATGGCGGTACCATGTTTCTTGATGAGCTTGCCAATACATCCGGCTTAATCCAGGAAAAGTTATTAAGGGTTGTCGAATACGGAGAATTTGAACGGGTTGGTGGCTCACGTACCATTAAAACCGACGTACGGTTAATTGCCGCAACCAATGAAGATTTACCAACACTTGCCGATAAAGGTGAATTTCGGGCTGACTTATTGGACCGTCTTGCCTTCGACGTAATTACCCTGCCACCGCTTCGAGAACGCCAGGAAGACATTCTCATTCTTGCTGAACATTTTGCGATTAATATGGCCCGGGAATTAGAATTCGAACTTTTCTCCGGCTTCAATGAGAAAGTCAAACGTGCGCTGTTAGAATACCATTGGCCTGGTAATATCCGGGAATTGAAGAATGTGGTTGAGCGCAGCGTTTATCGTCACAATAATCCGCATATTCCTGTCAATACGTTAGTTATCGATCCGTTTGAGTCGCCCTACCGTCCAGCCGCCAGGGTGAAAACCGCAGACCGTCAGGTTAGCGCGCCACCGGCTCAGGAAAGCGCGGCATTAACAAGCGTCAATGATACCAAGCCTGCACCTCATGAGGTTGCAGAAACTGTCGAATATCCGGTTTCTTTGAAAAGCCTTTCTCAACATTACGAAATCAAATTAATTAAAGATGCATTGGCAGCAAATCAGTTCAATCAGAAAAAAACAGCTCAGGCCCTGGAATTAACGTATCATCAACTACGTGGGTATTTGAAAAAGTACAATTTGTTGGATAGTAGTGACAGTGATGAGTCATAA
- the pspA gene encoding phage shock protein PspA, whose translation MGVFSRFTDIINSNINSLLDKAEDPEKMVRLIIQEMEDTLVEVRSSSAKTLADKKELTRQLSKLQADAEQWQQKAELALSKGREDLARSALVERKKCEEAAASLSDELGHFDDHIAKLQDEIAQLQEKLADAKARQKAIVLRGKTASSRLKVKSKLDSGKVDDALSRFDRYERKIDDLEAQVESYDLGSKSLADEIAELEKDESVDSELEALKAKLSPKKKPAAKKPSTTKK comes from the coding sequence ATGGGTGTTTTTTCAAGATTTACAGATATTATCAACTCTAACATCAATAGTCTGTTGGACAAGGCTGAAGATCCAGAAAAAATGGTGCGCTTAATCATTCAGGAAATGGAAGATACCCTGGTTGAAGTTCGTTCCTCATCAGCGAAAACGTTAGCAGACAAAAAAGAGCTGACTCGTCAACTATCTAAACTGCAGGCCGATGCTGAGCAATGGCAACAAAAAGCTGAGTTAGCATTAAGCAAAGGTCGTGAAGATCTTGCAAGGTCGGCTCTGGTAGAACGCAAGAAGTGTGAAGAGGCGGCAGCGTCTTTAAGCGATGAGCTCGGTCACTTTGATGATCACATCGCAAAGCTTCAGGATGAAATTGCTCAGTTACAGGAAAAACTTGCCGATGCGAAAGCGCGTCAGAAAGCTATCGTACTGCGCGGTAAAACCGCATCTTCACGTCTTAAAGTGAAGAGCAAACTCGATTCTGGCAAGGTAGATGATGCGCTGTCACGTTTCGATCGCTATGAGCGTAAAATTGATGACTTAGAAGCTCAGGTTGAATCTTACGACTTAGGTTCAAAATCACTGGCGGACGAAATCGCAGAGCTGGAAAAAGACGAAAGTGTAGATAGTGAACTGGAAGCACTGAAAGCGAAACTTAGTCCGAAAAAGAAACCGGCGGCGAAAAAACCAAGCACCACTAAGAAGTAA
- the pspB gene encoding envelope stress response membrane protein PspB has translation MVPIILFMAIVAPIWLVLHYRSKRQISQGLTEDEYQQLSELSDLADKMAARIKTLEAILDAETPDWRDKV, from the coding sequence ATGGTACCAATCATCCTGTTTATGGCTATTGTCGCGCCTATCTGGTTGGTTCTGCACTATCGCTCAAAGCGGCAAATTAGTCAGGGGTTAACAGAGGACGAGTATCAGCAATTATCAGAGCTTTCTGATCTAGCCGACAAAATGGCGGCGAGAATCAAAACTCTGGAAGCGATTTTAGATGCTGAAACCCCTGATTGGAGGGATAAGGTATGA
- the pspC gene encoding envelope stress response membrane protein PspC yields the protein MSKGRGELFRDPQKGKLGGVCAGIADYFGWETWLVRILVVSGVLLGMGWFVILYIAGWFILDKKPNRKSASEIHENFKQKIEEDEIVNEHIKVKSRIWQSGEPPKQAFRDIRTKFHTLETQLQSMERYVTSAEFTVSREINKL from the coding sequence ATGAGTAAGGGCAGAGGCGAATTATTTCGCGATCCGCAAAAAGGCAAGCTAGGTGGCGTATGTGCCGGTATTGCTGACTATTTTGGCTGGGAAACCTGGTTAGTGCGGATTTTAGTGGTCTCTGGTGTACTTTTAGGAATGGGCTGGTTTGTAATTTTGTATATTGCAGGTTGGTTTATCCTGGATAAAAAACCAAACCGCAAATCTGCCAGTGAGATTCACGAAAACTTTAAGCAAAAGATTGAAGAAGACGAAATCGTTAATGAACACATTAAGGTTAAGTCGAGAATCTGGCAATCTGGTGAACCACCAAAGCAGGCGTTTCGTGACATCCGTACCAAGTTCCATACTCTGGAAACACAACTGCAGAGCATGGAGCGATACGTGACTTCTGCGGAATTCACCGTTTCACGCGAAATCAATAAGTTATAA
- a CDS encoding YcjX family protein, with product MAIINRKKLSALKHKVQSTASDLLNRSLDQHVNLAVTGLSQSGKTAFITSLVNQLVNEGHGKPLSFFNAVHEGRFIAAKRVPQPNLQISRFDYDAGMAKLGEEEPLWPEPTRSISQIRLAIRYTPQDSMLKYASQMSTLYLDITDYPGEWLLDLPMLKQNYRQWSEYMTELLTSEPRFAFAEAFLKKVEQIDPLAALGEKKLAELAQEYTALLLRYRHELGLSVIQPGRFILPGEHQGAPILQFVPFPFFDRLSEQDISNADQQSLVKMCEARYQEYRDAIVGKFYKQHFVNFDRQIILADCLTPLTNGPMAFNDLQQAIALIMESFSYGKSNILRRLFAPKIDRILFAATKADHVTSDQHQNMTTLLEQVIIKAKKLLSFDGIKMKTLSIASIQCTEQGKSEYQGKELPVLKGKRLDNNQVITLFPGSVPAKLPQPSFFSQNTFNYIQFKPMQAVDEHQALPHIRLDQVLQFLLGDKLK from the coding sequence ATGGCAATCATTAATCGAAAAAAACTGTCTGCGCTGAAACATAAAGTGCAGTCCACCGCCAGTGACCTGTTAAACCGCAGTCTGGATCAGCACGTTAATCTTGCCGTGACGGGTTTGAGTCAAAGTGGGAAAACCGCTTTCATCACCTCGTTAGTGAATCAACTAGTGAATGAAGGGCATGGTAAACCGTTAAGTTTTTTCAATGCCGTCCATGAGGGCCGGTTTATCGCCGCGAAACGCGTACCACAACCAAACTTACAAATCAGCCGCTTTGATTATGATGCGGGTATGGCAAAACTTGGTGAGGAAGAACCGCTATGGCCTGAGCCTACTCGCAGTATTTCACAAATTCGTTTAGCGATTCGCTATACACCTCAAGATTCCATGCTTAAATATGCGTCGCAAATGTCGACCTTATATTTAGATATTACCGACTACCCGGGTGAGTGGTTATTAGATTTACCCATGCTCAAGCAAAATTACCGTCAATGGTCAGAATATATGACTGAGCTTTTGACCTCTGAACCCCGCTTTGCATTTGCTGAAGCATTTTTGAAAAAGGTTGAGCAGATAGACCCTCTCGCGGCTTTGGGCGAAAAAAAGTTGGCGGAATTGGCACAAGAGTACACCGCATTGTTGTTGAGATACCGTCACGAACTTGGGCTGTCGGTGATTCAACCGGGGCGCTTTATTCTGCCGGGAGAGCATCAAGGGGCACCAATTTTGCAATTTGTACCTTTTCCATTTTTCGACCGCTTGTCCGAACAGGACATAAGCAATGCTGATCAGCAAAGCCTGGTGAAAATGTGTGAGGCAAGGTATCAGGAATATCGGGATGCCATTGTTGGCAAATTCTACAAACAGCATTTTGTGAATTTTGACCGCCAGATTATTCTCGCTGACTGCCTGACACCGTTAACCAATGGTCCAATGGCGTTTAACGATTTACAACAGGCTATTGCCTTAATCATGGAAAGTTTTTCTTATGGCAAATCGAATATTCTCAGACGCTTATTTGCACCTAAGATAGATCGTATTCTGTTTGCGGCGACAAAGGCCGATCATGTTACCAGTGATCAACACCAGAATATGACGACACTGCTTGAACAGGTGATTATCAAGGCGAAAAAATTACTCAGTTTTGATGGTATCAAAATGAAAACCTTATCGATTGCCTCGATACAATGCACTGAGCAAGGCAAGAGTGAATATCAGGGTAAAGAGCTGCCGGTATTAAAAGGCAAGCGTCTTGATAACAACCAAGTTATCACTTTGTTTCCAGGTTCAGTACCGGCAAAGTTACCGCAACCAAGTTTCTTCAGTCAGAATACCTTTAACTATATTCAGTTTAAGCCGATGCAAGCGGTTGATGAGCATCAGGCGTTGCCTCACATTCGCCTTGATCAGGTATTGCAGTTTTTATTGGGAGATAAACTGAAATGA
- a CDS encoding YcjF family protein, with the protein MSQSDKFKQPDFQQQILFSNSDTKSPESEQPDTPVILPEEAWQAVDEIFEDHEQELPKKRPNWLWRIAGVSFAGVVTYELVDFFISGFASSPLITGVYALLAGSIGTIALLTLFKELKGLRQYRRQQNYQHQAEAFLQHQGQGDSRKFCQSVTQRLPIDSVETLHQQWLDSLSEHLNDEEVVTLYSRQVLSEVDKQAMEQVAKFSSEAVVLVAISPIALVDMMVLLWRNLRMLDKVAGLYGIRLGYWSRISLIKQVFVNMVYAGASEIIADIGVDMLGVETLGKLSTRLAQGLGAGMLTAKLGIRTIKLCRPVPFVENPPGIKQVRRQIVGQVRQLMSKAAAK; encoded by the coding sequence ATGAGCCAGTCCGATAAATTTAAACAACCTGATTTTCAGCAACAGATATTATTTTCCAATAGCGATACAAAATCGCCCGAATCTGAGCAACCTGACACTCCTGTGATCTTACCGGAAGAAGCCTGGCAGGCGGTGGATGAAATCTTTGAAGACCACGAACAAGAGCTGCCGAAAAAACGACCGAATTGGCTATGGCGCATTGCCGGTGTCAGTTTTGCCGGCGTTGTGACTTATGAACTAGTGGATTTTTTTATATCCGGTTTTGCCTCTTCACCTTTGATCACCGGTGTATATGCGTTACTTGCCGGTTCCATTGGCACTATCGCATTGTTAACCCTATTCAAAGAACTCAAAGGCTTGCGTCAATATCGCCGTCAACAAAACTATCAACATCAGGCCGAAGCATTTTTACAGCACCAGGGGCAGGGTGATAGTCGCAAGTTTTGCCAGAGCGTTACGCAACGACTGCCAATCGATAGTGTTGAGACCTTGCATCAACAGTGGCTGGATAGCCTCAGTGAGCATTTAAATGATGAAGAAGTCGTTACCCTTTATTCAAGGCAGGTTTTATCGGAAGTAGATAAACAGGCGATGGAGCAGGTAGCTAAATTCTCTAGCGAAGCGGTTGTGCTGGTCGCCATTAGCCCCATTGCCCTCGTCGATATGATGGTACTATTGTGGCGTAATCTGCGAATGCTCGATAAAGTTGCCGGGTTATACGGAATTCGCCTTGGTTATTGGAGTCGAATTAGCCTGATTAAGCAGGTATTCGTCAATATGGTTTATGCCGGTGCCAGTGAAATCATTGCTGATATCGGTGTAGACATGCTGGGGGTAGAAACGTTAGGTAAACTTTCGACCCGCTTAGCACAAGGTCTGGGGGCCGGTATGCTTACCGCGAAACTCGGTATTCGCACCATTAAATTATGCCGTCCGGTTCCCTTTGTGGAAAATCCTCCGGGCATAAAGCAAGTTCGTCGCCAGATAGTCGGGCAAGTCAGGCAACTAATGAGCAAAGCGGCTGCAAAATAA
- the phhA gene encoding phenylalanine 4-monooxygenase, whose protein sequence is MAKNTKYVSKAADENGIISWTEQENRIWQKLYARQIDCIQDKACQEYLDGLALLDLPTDRVPQLEEVSKVLRQTTGWQCAQVPALIGFGEFFKLLSEKKFPVATFIRSEEEFDYLQEPDIFHEIFGHCPLLTNPAFANFTQTYGQLGLNASKEDRVFLARLYWFTVEFGLLQTENGLKIYGGGILSSPGETQYAMHDESPLRKPLDVLDVLRTPYRIDIMQPIYFLLENINQLDDISNLDLMALVEQAKQLGLHEPLFAPKIIQQAS, encoded by the coding sequence ATGGCTAAGAACACAAAATATGTGTCAAAAGCAGCCGACGAGAATGGCATTATTAGCTGGACCGAACAAGAAAATCGGATCTGGCAAAAGCTTTATGCGCGACAAATAGACTGTATCCAGGACAAAGCTTGTCAGGAATACCTGGACGGCTTGGCATTACTGGATTTACCCACCGACCGCGTACCACAACTTGAGGAAGTTAGTAAGGTATTGAGACAAACGACCGGCTGGCAGTGTGCCCAGGTTCCGGCGTTAATAGGATTTGGCGAGTTTTTTAAACTACTTTCCGAGAAAAAATTTCCGGTCGCCACCTTTATTCGTAGTGAAGAGGAATTCGATTACTTACAAGAACCAGATATTTTTCATGAGATATTTGGCCATTGTCCTTTATTAACTAATCCGGCGTTTGCCAACTTTACCCAGACATATGGCCAGTTAGGCCTGAATGCCAGTAAAGAAGACCGGGTATTTTTAGCCCGTCTATACTGGTTTACGGTAGAGTTTGGGTTATTGCAAACCGAGAACGGTTTAAAAATTTATGGCGGCGGTATTTTGTCCTCTCCCGGCGAGACACAATACGCGATGCATGATGAAAGCCCGTTGCGCAAACCTCTCGATGTGCTTGATGTATTGCGGACTCCGTATCGCATTGACATCATGCAGCCAATTTATTTCCTCCTGGAAAATATTAATCAATTGGACGATATCAGTAATCTGGACTTAATGGCGCTCGTAGAACAAGCCAAACAGCTTGGCTTACACGAACCATTATTTGCCCCAAAAATTATTCAACAAGCGAGTTAA
- a CDS encoding 4a-hydroxytetrahydrobiopterin dehydratase: MTEQLKTQVCEACRADAPKVSEEELAQLIKQIPDWVPVVRDDVMMLEREYKFKNFKLALAFANQVAELAEAEFHHPSILLEWGKVTITWWTHAIHGLHKNDFICAAKTDELLS, encoded by the coding sequence ATGACAGAACAATTAAAAACTCAGGTTTGTGAAGCCTGTCGCGCGGATGCGCCGAAAGTAAGCGAAGAAGAATTAGCACAATTAATCAAACAAATTCCAGATTGGGTTCCGGTCGTTCGTGACGACGTAATGATGTTAGAGCGTGAATACAAGTTTAAAAACTTCAAGCTGGCATTGGCATTTGCCAATCAAGTGGCAGAGCTTGCTGAAGCAGAATTCCATCACCCCTCGATTTTATTAGAGTGGGGCAAGGTGACAATTACCTGGTGGACACACGCGATTCATGGTCTGCACAAAAACGATTTTATTTGTGCCGCTAAAACCGACGAATTACTGTCCTAA
- the tyrR gene encoding transcriptional regulator TyrR has product MRLQITCQDRVGIAQEVLAILVEREINLKGIDAITESGEIYVHIPDLEFSQLQDFMPQLRLVDGVVDVKTTTHMPSEREHNLLETIVRTLPDPLISIDVRANVYGLNELAEQKLGQSEAEIVGQPISHFIKGFNFSKYLDSGEILPHTRKLRLHDEDYVADILPIYVPGEDREEVFTGALLMLKSEARLGQQISAFKHPKGNDFVGIQASSSQMRKVIREARRMAGLDSAMLIQGETGTGKELLARCCHNASDRSDRPFMVLNCAALPDDAAETELFGKYLSDGQNKKGLFDLADGGSVFLDEVAEMSPKLQTKLIRVLQDGSFRRIDDENEIKVNVRIICATNKDLLELVQKGEFREDLYYRLNVLGVTIPALRDRRADIIPLAETFLSKSAKLNHRGEMFIDEECREFLEHYPWPGNVRQLENVILRAASLVEGDTISIEHLQLPNFTRDHGYLEQEFTGTLEDAVKGFEADLLRKLYPAYPSTRQLAKKLSLSHTAIANKLREYNINKKTVKI; this is encoded by the coding sequence GTGCGCTTACAAATTACGTGTCAGGACCGTGTAGGTATCGCTCAGGAAGTCTTAGCCATTCTTGTCGAAAGAGAAATTAATTTAAAAGGCATTGATGCCATCACTGAGTCTGGTGAGATTTATGTTCATATACCGGATCTGGAGTTTTCGCAGTTGCAGGATTTCATGCCGCAATTGCGATTGGTTGATGGTGTCGTTGATGTCAAAACCACCACTCACATGCCTTCAGAGCGAGAGCATAACCTGCTGGAAACCATCGTTCGAACCCTGCCCGATCCTCTGATCTCTATTGATGTTCGCGCCAATGTTTATGGTCTGAACGAATTAGCGGAGCAAAAACTTGGTCAAAGCGAAGCGGAAATTGTTGGTCAGCCGATCAGCCATTTTATTAAAGGCTTTAACTTCTCCAAATATCTCGATAGTGGTGAGATCCTTCCCCATACCCGAAAATTGCGTTTGCATGATGAAGATTATGTTGCCGATATCCTACCGATTTATGTGCCAGGGGAAGACCGTGAAGAGGTATTTACCGGTGCCTTGTTAATGCTGAAATCGGAAGCGCGACTTGGTCAGCAAATAAGCGCGTTTAAGCATCCTAAGGGTAATGACTTTGTTGGTATTCAGGCAAGCTCCTCGCAAATGCGCAAAGTTATTCGCGAAGCGCGCCGTATGGCAGGCCTCGATTCGGCAATGCTAATTCAGGGGGAAACCGGAACCGGTAAAGAGCTTTTGGCTCGTTGTTGCCACAATGCCAGCGATCGCAGTGATCGTCCATTTATGGTGCTTAACTGTGCAGCATTGCCCGATGATGCGGCAGAAACCGAGTTATTTGGTAAATACCTTAGTGACGGCCAGAATAAGAAAGGTCTTTTTGATTTGGCTGATGGCGGTAGTGTTTTCCTCGATGAAGTCGCGGAAATGTCACCTAAACTTCAAACCAAACTGATTCGTGTTCTCCAGGACGGCAGCTTCCGTCGCATTGACGATGAAAACGAAATCAAAGTCAATGTTCGTATCATCTGTGCAACCAATAAGGATTTACTGGAACTGGTACAAAAAGGTGAATTCCGCGAAGATTTGTATTATCGATTAAACGTTCTTGGAGTCACGATTCCGGCATTACGTGATCGCCGAGCGGATATTATCCCTCTGGCAGAGACGTTTTTGAGTAAATCAGCAAAGCTTAACCATCGTGGTGAAATGTTTATTGACGAAGAGTGCCGGGAATTTTTGGAACACTATCCTTGGCCGGGTAACGTTCGCCAATTAGAGAATGTCATTCTTCGGGCTGCGTCATTGGTGGAAGGGGACACGATCAGTATCGAGCATTTACAACTGCCAAACTTTACCCGTGATCATGGGTATCTGGAACAAGAATTTACTGGCACCCTGGAAGATGCGGTGAAAGGTTTCGAAGCCGACCTGCTTAGAAAGCTTTATCCTGCATACCCAAGTACAAGGCAATTGGCGAAAAAACTCAGCTTGAGCCATACCGCCATTGCCAATAAGCTGCGTGAATATAATATCAATAAGAAGACGGTTAAAATCTAG
- a CDS encoding fumarylacetoacetate hydrolase family protein, whose product MKLATLKNNTRDGQLVVVSRDLSKAVSVADVAATMQALIDNWAELSPKLESVYADLNSGNRADGFDFVEADCESPLPRAYQWADGSAYVNHVELVRKARNAEMPETFWTDPLMYQGGSDAFIGPRDNIEMGSTEWGIDFESEIAVITDDVPMGATPDEAEQHIKLLMLVNDVSLRNLIPGELAKGFGFFQSKPSSAFSPVAVTPDELGDAWNGKKLALPLVTHLNDELFGKPNAGVDMTFDFPTIVAHAAKTRPLGAGCIVGSGTISNYDRSAGSSCLAEKRMLEIIADGQASTPFMQFGDKVRIEMFDANGDSIFGSIDQTVVEYKK is encoded by the coding sequence ATGAAACTTGCAACATTAAAAAACAATACGCGTGACGGCCAGTTAGTCGTCGTTTCTCGTGATTTAAGCAAAGCAGTAAGCGTTGCGGATGTTGCCGCTACTATGCAGGCACTTATCGATAACTGGGCAGAATTATCGCCAAAATTAGAGTCTGTATATGCAGATCTTAATTCTGGAAACCGTGCGGATGGTTTTGACTTTGTTGAGGCAGATTGTGAATCGCCGTTACCACGTGCCTATCAATGGGCTGACGGAAGTGCCTATGTGAACCACGTTGAATTGGTTCGTAAAGCGCGAAATGCCGAAATGCCAGAAACTTTCTGGACCGATCCGTTGATGTATCAAGGTGGTTCCGATGCATTCATTGGCCCACGTGACAATATTGAAATGGGTTCCACCGAGTGGGGCATCGACTTTGAATCAGAAATCGCTGTTATTACCGATGACGTGCCGATGGGCGCAACCCCGGATGAAGCAGAGCAACACATTAAATTGTTGATGTTAGTAAATGACGTATCGTTAAGGAACCTGATCCCGGGTGAGTTAGCAAAAGGCTTTGGTTTTTTCCAGTCAAAACCATCCAGCGCGTTTTCTCCGGTTGCAGTAACACCTGATGAACTTGGTGATGCATGGAACGGTAAAAAACTGGCCTTGCCACTAGTTACGCATTTAAACGATGAGCTATTTGGTAAGCCAAATGCCGGCGTTGATATGACCTTTGACTTTCCAACTATCGTTGCCCATGCCGCAAAAACTCGTCCTTTGGGTGCTGGCTGTATTGTCGGTTCAGGCACTATTTCTAATTATGACCGCAGTGCAGGTTCGAGCTGTCTAGCAGAAAAACGCATGCTTGAGATTATTGCCGACGGTCAGGCATCAACGCCGTTCATGCAATTTGGTGATAAAGTCCGCATTGAAATGTTCGATGCTAATGGCGACTCAATTTTTGGTTCCATTGATCAGACGGTCGTTGAATATAAGAAGTAA
- the maiA gene encoding maleylacetoacetate isomerase: MLSLYGYWRSSAAYRVRIALNLKELEHQLISVHLVKNGGEQHSPDYISLNPNELVPTLIDGDFKLNQSMAILDYLDDKYPQSPLYPKGREQKAEVQALALDIACDLHPLNNLRVLNYLSEELSAEAEQKSAWYKHWIEVGFRSLEKRLAETAGKYCYGDQITVADLCLIPQVYNANRFNVDLSPFPHIQQINDNCLQLDAFIKAIPENQPDATV; this comes from the coding sequence ATGCTTTCTTTATACGGATATTGGCGTTCATCGGCAGCATATCGTGTGCGCATTGCTCTCAATCTTAAAGAGCTTGAACATCAACTGATTTCGGTTCATCTGGTAAAAAATGGCGGCGAACAACATAGCCCTGACTACATTTCACTAAATCCAAATGAGTTGGTGCCGACGTTAATCGATGGAGATTTCAAGCTCAACCAATCAATGGCGATCCTCGACTATCTTGACGATAAATACCCACAATCACCGTTATACCCCAAAGGGCGAGAGCAAAAAGCTGAAGTGCAGGCACTTGCTTTGGACATCGCCTGTGATCTGCACCCATTAAATAATCTTCGGGTGTTAAATTATTTAAGCGAGGAATTATCGGCTGAAGCAGAGCAAAAATCAGCCTGGTATAAGCATTGGATAGAAGTCGGTTTTCGGAGTCTGGAAAAACGATTGGCTGAGACCGCAGGTAAGTATTGCTATGGCGATCAAATTACTGTGGCCGATTTATGTTTGATTCCACAGGTTTACAATGCCAATCGCTTTAACGTCGATTTATCACCTTTCCCGCATATCCAACAGATAAATGATAATTGTCTGCAACTAGACGCTTTTATTAAAGCCATTCCTGAAAATCAGCCGGACGCAACGGTTTAG
- a CDS encoding DUF3014 domain-containing protein produces the protein MSTEQQQNEPEQQSAPVGIIVFIIVLVIIGAAYYMLYIDNPTSRPQPEIVDLKDEKLQPEPKIQELDEIEVQPVEEPSEPVPTPEPQVEAENSESNVLPELDNSDELTVSLIREVTTTPELLDVLVPSDIIRRTVVFADNFSRGDLALRDAPVYPPEGKFQASQIKENEFVISPENYARYTGYIELLNSFEPEDLTTIYQQLLPLFEEAYQELGYPERNFEDVTEEVFARILAIEYPLESPVLKQLDVVYKFEDEALESLTDADKLLLRMGEENLLQLQSAVLQLKNSLNL, from the coding sequence ATGAGCACAGAACAACAACAAAACGAGCCAGAGCAGCAATCTGCACCGGTAGGCATTATTGTATTTATCATCGTCCTGGTGATTATCGGCGCTGCTTATTACATGCTGTACATCGATAATCCAACCAGCCGCCCACAGCCGGAAATCGTCGACTTAAAAGATGAAAAGCTCCAGCCTGAACCGAAAATACAGGAGCTAGATGAAATTGAGGTACAGCCTGTTGAAGAGCCAAGCGAACCGGTTCCAACACCTGAACCTCAGGTAGAGGCGGAAAATAGTGAATCTAATGTCCTGCCGGAATTAGATAACAGCGATGAATTAACGGTTTCGCTGATTCGTGAAGTTACTACCACCCCTGAGCTTCTCGATGTTTTGGTACCAAGCGATATCATTCGCCGGACTGTGGTCTTCGCAGATAATTTTTCTCGCGGCGATCTCGCACTTAGGGATGCTCCGGTATATCCGCCGGAAGGAAAATTCCAGGCCTCGCAAATTAAAGAAAACGAATTTGTAATCAGTCCGGAAAATTATGCCAGGTACACTGGTTATATCGAACTTCTTAACAGTTTTGAACCGGAAGATTTAACCACCATCTATCAACAATTGTTACCACTCTTTGAAGAAGCCTATCAAGAACTTGGGTATCCGGAACGAAACTTCGAGGACGTTACCGAAGAGGTGTTTGCTCGTATACTGGCGATTGAATACCCCCTTGAAAGCCCTGTGCTGAAACAACTAGACGTGGTCTATAAATTCGAAGACGAGGCACTGGAGTCATTGACGGATGCAGATAAGCTGTTGCTTCGAATGGGCGAAGAAAACCTGTTACAGTTGCAATCTGCTGTGCTTCAGCTTAAGAATAGTCTGAACCTTTAG